Genomic segment of Brachyspira suanatina:
TCAGTCCATTCCAAAATGTTCCTGCTTCTAAAAACATAACGAACCCAAACATCAGAAAACTGCCTTAAAGCACATTGCTGCATAGTGAATTTATATAAATCAGTATCTAACAAACTATTTATTATAGGTTTCATTTTTTATCCTTATCTATTTTTATTAATTTTATCAAAAGTTTTGGATATTTTATAAAGCCTATAAATTCCCGAGACAAAACCTACAAATATGCCTATTATTGTAAATAAAGGCTTACTATTAAAATGTTTATCAGCATAATGTCCTACGAAAGTCAAACCTAATACCATACTTCCAAACTCAACACCAAGTGCCGCATATTTTATTCCATTTTGTAGTTTTTTATTTTCTGTTATATTCATTCATATTCCACTGTTGTAAATATTAATGGATTAACATATTCTGTAGCTATTCTCAATTCATATTCAAAAACACCTGTTTTGGCATTTCCCAATATTTCACCTTTTTTTACATCCATTTTTTCAGATACCAAAGAAGTTGCAAGTCCACTATATCTAGTAATAATACCAAATCTATGGTAAATTGTAATTGTAAATCCCGTATCCTTATCATAAGATACATCATTAACAGTACCTGATGCTGTAGACCTAATTAAAGTACCTGCAATAGTCTCAAAACCTATTCCTTTAGATATAATAGATCCTTCTTGATAAGGTCTGGATATAACGGCATATCTTGAATCTATTGGCAGTATCGAGGGTATAGGCTCTAATGCATTATTCTTTGAAGTTACATTGGCTTTTAATTCATCTAAATAGATCTTCAATTTTTCCAATTCTTCTGCCCTTAAATTCATAAGTAAAATATTATCCACATAATTTGTAGATAGATTAATATTGTTTGACTCAACTTTCATAAGAGAAGCAATATTTGACATATCATTTCTGTAATAATCATTGGTAACAACAGAATTAAATATATTTTCAAGAGAATTTATCTCTGTTAATTTATCCTTATAACTTCCGCTTAGTACTTCAGTTTTACTTGCCAAAACAGTATTTTTTGTAAGAAAAGAAAAAGTTGTAAGTAATGATAATGAAATTATTAATACTATTATCATAATAGAGTACACTGGAAGAGATAAGGTTTTAGTTTTCTTTTTGGAATGTGGTATAAACATAAAGTAAATTCTATGGTTAAGAAATTTACCTATTTTATAACAAAATAAATGAAAAAAATTTTCTTTTTTATTTGTATATTTTATATTATTACTTTTCTTTTTTTTAGGTTTTATATACATAGTTCTACTACTGCCTATTTTAGAGTTATTTTAACAAAATATTGATTTTTAATCAATAATATAATAACAGTTAAATAGTTTATTTTGTAGTATATATATCAACTAAAGCCAAATACATTTGATTAGCCAATTCTTTCACAGCTTTATTACTTCCAAATTGCCATTCATGTATAAAAGCAGATTCTATAAGTACAGAAGGAACATCCTTTTTTATTTCCTGTTTATTATACGCATTTTCAAAAGCATCTCCTATAACTATTAAACCTCTTAGAGATATAGCATTATTTATAAGTTCTTCTTTATCATAGAATTTCCAAACTGAATTAGGAAGAACTCTATCATGTCCTATTATTGGAGAGATTTTATATTTTTCCTGCATTCTTTCAGATAATTTATAGGCAACCTGCATAGAAGCTGGAAATTCCCTATTATAAGGACTAACTATAACATGAAAGCCTGAAGTTTTAGCTCTTCTGCTTATATAAGGCATATAGTCAAAATGTATGCTTAAAAGTAAATCAAAATTATTATCTATAGCATAATGTCTTATAGCATATAATTCTAAAGTCTGATATCTAGTTAAATTTCCTGTTCTCTCCTCACCTTTTACTTTAGTATTATATATATCTAAAAGCTCATCATAATTATTAGTCATATACTCTTTTATAGGTCTACTATAATATGCTCCCTCTCTGCTTAAGAAGTACTCGAATCTATCATCTTCAGAAAGTATTTTAGCTAACTCTCTCGCCACCCTTAAATTCATATAATATTCATAACCCAAATAACCTAAAGCACCCTTAGTAGCGGCATTATGACCAGGATCTATAAGTATTCTTACCTTTCTGTTTTCTATTATATCGTTAAATTTCTTGCTGGGATTTTCAGCATTATTCAATTCGCTTTCTCGTACTATAGTTTCAGAAACTTTAGTATTAGCAGTAACTATAAGAGATGAAAATGATACTATTATCAAAACGATAATAACTGTAGAAAATATAATAAAACGGTTTTTGTTATTCATAGTAATTTAATTATCGTAAAGAATTTTATTAAATTAATAAGCATATATATAAAAATAGGGCTTTTATCAAGCCCCATTATAGTATTTAATTATTATTTATTATTGACAAGAAGCCTTTCCAGTACGTACATTTATTCCACCAGCATCGGATATCATCTTGATAATATTCTGATTTCTTGATTCACATGCATAAGTATAAGCAGATTTATTTAATTGTTTACTTACTATATTAACATCAACTTTTTTATCCAATAAAAATTTTACAGCATCTTCTCTACCATTTCCGGCTGCAACCATAAGCATTGTTTCTCCGTCTCTTTTATCCTGCTCATTAAGATCTAATTTTCCATTATATAAAGGATATAAATATTCTATAATGTCTATATTTCCTCCAAGTATAGCAGATTTAAAAGCACTTGTAACATCAGCAGTATCTCCTGCATAAAGATTAGCACCTTTAGATATTAAATACTGAACAACATCTAAATACCCTATAAAAGCAGCCCATCCTAGAGCAGTTTGCTTCAAACTATATGTATCCTGAACTTCTATATCCTGTCCTGCTTCAACCATTCTTTTTATTTCATTAAGATTTCCTTCTTTAACAGCATCAAACCATTTAGCATTAGGACCTTGAGAAGCTCTAGTATAGAATATTCTGTGAGAAAGTCTTCTAGGGTTAGCAAGATTAGTTAATTGCTCTGGTGTAAGCCTTTTAAATCTTGAAGTTTGCGAATAAAGAGGAATAGATAAAATTAAAATAAATAAAATACTGACTATCTTTTTCATGTAATCTCTCCAATTTAGTTTTTTTTTAAAACAAAAAATTACTATGATTAGTAAAATTATTTTACTAATTTTTAATTAAAAATAAATTACTATTATTATTAAAAAATAATTGCATTATATAGATTATTATAGTATTATGATAACTAATAATATAAACTTAAGGAAAAAAGTTATGTTTAAAAAGATACTAATTATTTCATTAACATTGATTATGATATTTGCAATATCATGCTCATCACCTAAAACAAGAAACAATAAAGAATTATTCATTAATGCAGGAGAAGAACCAAAAACAATAGACCCTACATTATCCGGAAATGATTTTGTATATCCAAGGCATGTATTTGAAACTTTGATAACAAAGGATAAATCTGGAAATTTACAGGCAGGAGCTTGTGAAAGCTTGAATATTTCTGATAATGGACTTGTATATACTTTCAATTTAAGAACAAATGCCAAATGGTCTGATGGAAAAAATGTTGTTGCTGATGATTTTGTATATGCATTACAAAGAGCAGCAAATCCTATAAGCGGTGCTGAATATACATCTTTTATAGAATATATAAAAAATGCTGTTCAAATATTATCAAGAGAACTTCCTGTGGATCAGCTTGGAGTAAAAGCTATTGATGATTATACCTTAGAAATAACTTTAGAAGCCCCTATAGGTTATTTTTTGGATATTTTAACTTACCCTATATTTGCACCTGTTAGAAAAGATATAATAGAAAAGTATGGAGATCAATGGTCATTAAAACCTGAAAGTTATATAGGAAACGGGGCATTTATAATGACTGAAAGAAATATTGATGAAAAAATAGTTGTTGTGAAAAATACTAACTATTGGAATAAAAATAATATAGTGCCTGAAAAAATTACTTTCGTTATGATGAAAGATCCTACTTTAGCATTAGCAGGAATTAAGGACGGATCATTAGACTTTTCTGTTTATATTATAGAACAGGATTTAGAAAAATTAAAATCTGAAGGCATAGTTAATATTGCTCCGTATTTTTCTACTGTAGCATTTGGTATTAATGCCACTAATGAAGTATTGAAAGATACAAGAATAAGAAAGGCTTTATCTTTAGCTATAGATAGAAATTATATAGTAGAAAATGTTGTGCCTACAGCAAAATCTCCTACAAGTGCTTGGGTACCTGTTGGTGCTTATGATGTAAAGGGAGATTTCAGAGAAAATGGAGGAGAATATATAGATTTATCAAAAGAAGCTTACTCTAATAATGTTGAAATGGCTAAACAATTAATGGCTGAAGCCGGATATCCTAATGGTGAGGGTTTCCCTGTACTTGAATACAAAACTACTGCCGATTTAGTATATATACAAGTAGCAGAAGCAGTTCAGCAGATGTGGAAAGAAAATTTAGGTATTGATTTACAGATATCTTCTATGGAATGGGTAGCTTATCAGCAGATGAGAAGTGAAAAAAATTATCAGCTTATAAGAACTTTATGGATTGGTGATTACAGCGATCCTATGACTTTCTTAGAAAACTATTTAAGCTATAGAAGCCAAAATACATCAGGATACAGCAATAAGCAATTTGATAATTATATGGAAGCTGCTAGGAATTCTGTTAATCAGGAAATAAGGATGAAAGCTATGCATGAAGCTGAAAAGATATTAATAGCAGAAGATAATTTGTTAATACCTATATACAATCCTTCAAATCCTGTTTTAGTAAGTAAAAAATTGAAAGATTATGTACTAACACCATTAATGGAATATCATTTCCATTATGCCTATTTGGAATAAAATATAAAATTACTAGTGCCTGCTATTTTAAAGAATGGCAGGGCTTGTAAACTAATAATTTTTATTAGCAATAATAAAAATCTGTTTCATTGTGCTTATTTAGAATAATAAATATAAAAATTGCATTTGTAAATATAAGAATCATTTTCATTAAAAATAATAAAGCCTCGTATAAAAATAGACGAGGCTTTATTATAAAATTGTAATAATTAAATAATTGAATTAATTTTTATTCTTTTCTGTATCTTCTTTCTTTAATTTTTCTATTCTTATTTTAGTAACAATATTTCCACTTTTTCCAACAACAGTAAATGAATATCCATTATATTCTATATCTTCATTTCTTTTAGGAAGTCTGCCCAAATATGAAAATAAAAATCCGCCAACTGTATCTGCCTCATCATCTGGTATAGGTGGAAGTATCTCATATTTATTAAAATCATCTATTCTAGTTCTTGCATCAACCAAATATGTTCCATCATCATTGCTCTTTATTTCTTCATCTTCTTCATCGTATTCATCTCTTATATCTCCTATAATCTGCTCAAGAACATCTTCCATAGAAACAATACCAGAAAATCCTCCATATTCATCAACAACCATAGCAATATGAATTTGCTTCTCTCTAAAATTCTTTAATAATTCCATTAATGAAATTGATATTGGAACAAATAAAGGCTTATGAAGAATCTTTTTAAGTGAAAAATTCTTTTCTTCTGCATCAATTAAATCTTTAACATATAAAACACCTACTATATCATCTATTCCATCTTTATATACAGGAATTCTAGAATTTCTATCTCTATTAAAAGCCTTTATAACTTTATCATAAGAAGACTCTATAGGTATCATCACAACATCGACTCTAGGCACCATTATTTCTCTTACACTTTTTGATTTCAATTCTATAGTATTTGTTATAATTTCTCTTTCAGCTTCTGTTAATGTAGATAAATTCACATAATTATTTTTTTCAGTATCACTATCTTTTTTTTTTACTATTTTAGATATTAATTTCTTTATTGGCATTTTTATATATATCCTTAAATTATGATTTATTTTCTTTTATTGTTTTTATCACTTTTTTATATAATTCTCTCATTTTATTATGATTTTCCATTAATGATTTCCTAGTATAATTATGATGTACTCCTTTCAAATGAAGTATCGAATGAATTATTAATTTTAATATAGTCTTTCTTATCTTTTCCTTACTATATCTAGTTACTACCCATTCATAAGAAATAACTATATCTCCTCCTTCATTTATATTGCCCATAGGAAATGTAAGCACATCAGTTGCTTTATCTTTATTTCTAAATTCTTTATTAAGATTTTTAATATACTCATCATCGCAAAAAAGTAAATTAATTTCTCCGTCAATATCAGCAGTTCTGGCAGAGTAATATAAAAAATATTTATAATACTTTATATTTATATCATAATCAGTTTCATTAAAAACATTTACTTTCATAATATATTATTTTTTAATAGATTCTTTATTTTGTTTATTTTCTTTAATATCTTTAGTTTCTTTTGTATCTTTGCTATATATTAATTCTTTTGCATCCTTTTCACCTTTATGTTTCAAAGGTATTTTTTTGGCTATTTTCTCTTTTATATTTTCTACTTTCTTAGATTTTTTCTCTTCTTTAATCTCTTTAGCAGTTTGTTTTTTAGAATCTTTTTCATCTTTCTTTTCTTCTTTTTTATTTATTTCTTCTTCATTATTATTATCATTATTCAATTCAGGATATTTAATTCTCTCATGCAATGATGCTATTATCTGCTGGAATGATATCTTTTTAATTATTTCTATATCTTTCAAAGTAAGTCCGCTATCATTTAACTCACCATTTGACATTTTATCATCTACGATATGCTCTATGAGCATTTCTAAATCTTCTCTTCTAGGTGAATCTAAAGACCTGCTTGCTGCCTCTATAGAATCTAATATCATCAATATAGCAGTAATTTTTGACTGAGGTCTGGGACCTGGATATGTAAATAAATTGACATCAACATCAGGATTCTCTTTTAAAGCTTCCACATAAAAATACTTTATTAAGCTAGTTCCATGATGTTCTTTAATTGCTGCAATAACCTCTTTAGGAAGTCTGTATTTTTTAGCTATTTCAACCCCCAAACGTACATGAGCTTTTACTATAGAAGCAGAAAGAGTGGGCTTTAATTTATTATGTCTATTTTCTGTTTTATTTGTATTTTCTATATAATAGAGAGGGTTCTCCATTTTACCTATATCATGATAATATGCTGATACGCAGGCAAGCCTTGCATCTTCTCCTATCTCCTCAGCTATAGTTTCTACCAAATTTGCCATACTTATAGAATGATGATAAGTACCAGGAGCATTCATCTGAAGTTTTCTAAGAAGAGGATTATTCAAGTCTGATAATTCCTGAAGTCTAAATATGGTAGCTGTTTCAAGTACATATTCAATGATAGGTAAAAATATCATAACAAGTATAGACTGAGTAAATCCGCTGACAAATGCAAATATAAATGTTAAATAATTTATCTTCATATTATCATTTAGTAATACGCTTACTAAACACATTAAACTTAAATATGCCCCTATAAAAAGCCCAATAAAGATAATAGAATATCTATTATGTATTTTCTTTGATAATATAGATGCAAATACAGATATAACAAATAATGCGGATATTTCAAATATTCCAGCCTGCGCAACATTTGCTGCAAGTAAAGTAATACATAATGTTATCATAGAAGATATTCCTCTTTT
This window contains:
- a CDS encoding AtpZ/AtpI family protein; the encoded protein is MNITENKKLQNGIKYAALGVEFGSMVLGLTFVGHYADKHFNSKPLFTIIGIFVGFVSGIYRLYKISKTFDKINKNR
- a CDS encoding M23 family metallopeptidase yields the protein MYIKPKKKKSNNIKYTNKKENFFHLFCYKIGKFLNHRIYFMFIPHSKKKTKTLSLPVYSIMIIVLIISLSLLTTFSFLTKNTVLASKTEVLSGSYKDKLTEINSLENIFNSVVTNDYYRNDMSNIASLMKVESNNINLSTNYVDNILLMNLRAEELEKLKIYLDELKANVTSKNNALEPIPSILPIDSRYAVISRPYQEGSIISKGIGFETIAGTLIRSTASGTVNDVSYDKDTGFTITIYHRFGIITRYSGLATSLVSEKMDVKKGEILGNAKTGVFEYELRIATEYVNPLIFTTVEYE
- a CDS encoding N-acetylmuramoyl-L-alanine amidase family protein, with the protein product MNNKNRFIIFSTVIIVLIIVSFSSLIVTANTKVSETIVRESELNNAENPSKKFNDIIENRKVRILIDPGHNAATKGALGYLGYEYYMNLRVARELAKILSEDDRFEYFLSREGAYYSRPIKEYMTNNYDELLDIYNTKVKGEERTGNLTRYQTLELYAIRHYAIDNNFDLLLSIHFDYMPYISRRAKTSGFHVIVSPYNREFPASMQVAYKLSERMQEKYKISPIIGHDRVLPNSVWKFYDKEELINNAISLRGLIVIGDAFENAYNKQEIKKDVPSVLIESAFIHEWQFGSNKAVKELANQMYLALVDIYTTK
- a CDS encoding ankyrin repeat domain-containing protein, which codes for MKKIVSILFILILSIPLYSQTSRFKRLTPEQLTNLANPRRLSHRIFYTRASQGPNAKWFDAVKEGNLNEIKRMVEAGQDIEVQDTYSLKQTALGWAAFIGYLDVVQYLISKGANLYAGDTADVTSAFKSAILGGNIDIIEYLYPLYNGKLDLNEQDKRDGETMLMVAAGNGREDAVKFLLDKKVDVNIVSKQLNKSAYTYACESRNQNIIKMISDAGGINVRTGKASCQ
- a CDS encoding peptide ABC transporter substrate-binding protein, whose protein sequence is MFKKILIISLTLIMIFAISCSSPKTRNNKELFINAGEEPKTIDPTLSGNDFVYPRHVFETLITKDKSGNLQAGACESLNISDNGLVYTFNLRTNAKWSDGKNVVADDFVYALQRAANPISGAEYTSFIEYIKNAVQILSRELPVDQLGVKAIDDYTLEITLEAPIGYFLDILTYPIFAPVRKDIIEKYGDQWSLKPESYIGNGAFIMTERNIDEKIVVVKNTNYWNKNNIVPEKITFVMMKDPTLALAGIKDGSLDFSVYIIEQDLEKLKSEGIVNIAPYFSTVAFGINATNEVLKDTRIRKALSLAIDRNYIVENVVPTAKSPTSAWVPVGAYDVKGDFRENGGEYIDLSKEAYSNNVEMAKQLMAEAGYPNGEGFPVLEYKTTADLVYIQVAEAVQQMWKENLGIDLQISSMEWVAYQQMRSEKNYQLIRTLWIGDYSDPMTFLENYLSYRSQNTSGYSNKQFDNYMEAARNSVNQEIRMKAMHEAEKILIAEDNLLIPIYNPSNPVLVSKKLKDYVLTPLMEYHFHYAYLE
- the tlyC gene encoding hemolysin C, which encodes MPIKKLISKIVKKKDSDTEKNNYVNLSTLTEAEREIITNTIELKSKSVREIMVPRVDVVMIPIESSYDKVIKAFNRDRNSRIPVYKDGIDDIVGVLYVKDLIDAEEKNFSLKKILHKPLFVPISISLMELLKNFREKQIHIAMVVDEYGGFSGIVSMEDVLEQIIGDIRDEYDEEDEEIKSNDDGTYLVDARTRIDDFNKYEILPPIPDDEADTVGGFLFSYLGRLPKRNEDIEYNGYSFTVVGKSGNIVTKIRIEKLKKEDTEKNKN
- the ybeY gene encoding rRNA maturation RNase YbeY, translating into MKVNVFNETDYDINIKYYKYFLYYSARTADIDGEINLLFCDDEYIKNLNKEFRNKDKATDVLTFPMGNINEGGDIVISYEWVVTRYSKEKIRKTILKLIIHSILHLKGVHHNYTRKSLMENHNKMRELYKKVIKTIKENKS
- a CDS encoding HD family phosphohydrolase — translated: MNTNKKIVKSVLNKTPNIERFFQLSIAILLYCFTLFLVFPTYMQKVNIPNVGDIVTEPFIVKQNVRYENKEETEKLLYYTEATISPVFDMPKNIEYEALSKISNMFSFMRISHDNNISIDEMYNQFLLIYDEPINKSVFSNAVVNDLNIGYEAKVIETVKELFGVGIISRGNLSSDTLSLILNNGIFVYSFDNYIIEEKLLPRNRVFFLEDLRVELPSIVGTKYRNLNINHINSISSIVNAFLRDNLIYNSSKTKEKINNTKYNVNPVYNLIKKGFPILTVGERVTEEKAELIRNLFGSNFGGYNISIFIGQALFILLLFSFIGFIILKYKIPFYITFKNFLLFAIEYAVIIGITYIFYNHISYSLLDIHIPFYIYTFIPMFSIINSLLGAKRGISSMITLCITLLAANVAQAGIFEISALFVISVFASILSKKIHNRYSIIFIGLFIGAYLSLMCLVSVLLNDNMKINYLTFIFAFVSGFTQSILVMIFLPIIEYVLETATIFRLQELSDLNNPLLRKLQMNAPGTYHHSISMANLVETIAEEIGEDARLACVSAYYHDIGKMENPLYYIENTNKTENRHNKLKPTLSASIVKAHVRLGVEIAKKYRLPKEVIAAIKEHHGTSLIKYFYVEALKENPDVDVNLFTYPGPRPQSKITAILMILDSIEAASRSLDSPRREDLEMLIEHIVDDKMSNGELNDSGLTLKDIEIIKKISFQQIIASLHERIKYPELNNDNNNEEEINKKEEKKDEKDSKKQTAKEIKEEKKSKKVENIKEKIAKKIPLKHKGEKDAKELIYSKDTKETKDIKENKQNKESIKK